AAAGAATCTGAAAAAAAATCGCAGCGCCTGCGTGAAACGAAAAGTCAGCAGCGACAACGAGCGCTAAGCGGTGAGGTTATCAACAAAATCCTGCCTTTCTGGTTAAAGCGGAAAGAAGATAAATTTGTTTTTAGTGACAAAGTTGATACGGTCAGGAGAATCATTCAGTTACGACGTGAAGGATTTGGAACAAATAAAATCGCTAAAGTTTTAAATGACGAAGGTCACAAACCATTACGTTCTGCTGGCTGGAATCATACAACAGTTGGAAAAACAATAAATTCGGTTGCACTTTATGGTGCATATCAAACATCAGAGACAACTAAAGATCGCAAAGTCATTCTTCTTGATATCATAGATGATTATTATCCTGCTGTTATCAGTAAAGAAGAATTCATGCTTTTACAGTCTGATCAGAAACAAAACAAACCCGGATATAAATCTGAACATAATGCCTTCGCCGGAATATTAAAGCACGAATGCGGCGGCTCACTTGTCAGAAAATTTCACGTCGCTTCCGGAAAAACATATCAATACCATGTTTGCGCTAATGCAAGAGATGGAAAATGTAACATAACCAAGAATTTTAAAAATATAGAAATAGCTCTTTTCAGGATAATGAAAAAACTCAAACTTGAGAAAAATACCAGTTTTGACGGGGCATTACTGTTAGAGCAGGAAACAATAAAAAAGAAGATTCAGGAGCTAAATGATATGCTTCTTACTGCGTCTAAGATCCCGACAAGTGTAATACAAACGATAAATAACCTTGAAGATAAACTACAGGAAATTGAAGAAAAAATAAAACAACAGAACAGTATAATTATCTCAGAACGGGCGTTTAACTTAAAACTATTACTGGATATCAAAGAGCCACAAGAACTGAATATGATGCTTAAACGAATCATCAAAAACATCATTGTCTATAACATAGGCAAAAAGTGGAGAATAAAAGTTCAGTACAGAAACAAACACGTTCAGAGTTTCCTTTGGGATGGCGAAAATATTACTTTCATTACCGATACTAAAGAAATATTAGATCTTGTTAACTCCTGGGGCTAAAACGAGTATCTATCGCCATGAATCGCTCTGTACCTTGCAAGAGCGATTAAAGCAGACTCAAACATCATTCAATACAAAAACCCCGTAAAACTCGATACAGAGCGTTTTACAGCAAAGGGGCAAAATTACACCATTTTCATTATGTCTACAAACTGACTCCACTGCATCGCTTCTTATCGAACCACTTCTACGGTTGCCCTAAAGTCCGTAAAAAGTCGAATGAAATCCCCTCAAGCTGGAATACACAAGACTAACCGCAACACCCGCCCCACCTTGGCATCAAGCATATTAACCCTTTGAAAAACCATAAAATACAATCATCCTCGTACCCATCCCTCCTCTTCTACCCACGTCAATCGATCGTTTTTATAGATCAATTTTGCGTTATTGATAGATTTTATAGATCAATGTAAGATCATGATTCTTCGAGTGGTGTTTCTCGCAAGCAAGACTCGCGGGATGAGTGATCCCCCCCGATTAAGTGCGAAAGAAAGAAGGTATCCAGAATGACAATCCTTATAAAAACCTTAAAAATCATGGCATCAGGCGTTGTTCTCATTTCAGGCATAACTGCCGCGTCTAATACCGTCTATTTCTTGCCAGAGGCAAAATCAGCAGGTGTCGCCAGCAGCGACCAAAAAGCCCTGATGTTTCTCGGGATGGACAGGGATGTAAATCTGAAGGGAATATGCTTCGCGATGGCAAAGCAATCATCATCGATCGTGCCGCTGGTAGATATCACTGCTACAACTGATAACGGCAGATTTACGATGCACGGACTACGCCCAAAGAATAACGACGATGAGAAGGAATTGGTCTGTTCACTTGGTTCAGAAGCTGGAGATTTCTTGACAGGCATTTCGAAGTCAACCACCGTCAACGTGAAGATGGATTTCAATGGCGAGATCCGCAGTTACAGTTTCAACACTACAGAGTTCAGGAAAATACTGACTGCCAATGGTCAAGGAGTGTGGGACAAAGCAGCTAAAGATTATGCTCAGGGAGTTCGCGCACCCATTTTCTATAATAACAACCGTGAAGCCACCAAAAACAATACAGCGACCTCAAATGTCGATACACACAGTTATGAAGCAAGCGATGATAGACTAAATTTGGTCTGGAAAAACCTTAGCCCTGAAACACGAAAACGCTTACTCCCTTCTCAAAGAGAATGGATAAAACAAAAATCCGACTGCAATAACGAGCAGAAATGCCTTATCGACATGACGAACAATCGTATTCGTGAACTGGAGTCTGAAAATGAAAAATAATGCACTGACTTTGGTTTTAAAAAACGATTGGGTAGCTTCGTCTTCTGGTAATAACTATACCGGAAAATACACGGTTGGACGGTTTCACCTGACAGATGCTTTCATCGTTGTGTATATGAAGCTGATACATGGAATTGAAATACCCGATTTATGGGTCAGTAGCAGCTTCACTAACATACCAGATACCGATACCCGAAGGGTTATGTATATGGAAGGCTGCGATATGTTATCGAAAGATACAATGAACGAAATCCGTAATGCAGTGAAGTCCCCGCCTGACAAGCTGAAAATATATCGTAATGGAGAGCGTATTGTTAAGATAGAAGTTATGGAGAAACAAAATGATCTCAAAATTTAAAAAGTCAACGAAAATTGTTGCCTTCTTCGGACTTTATATATTGAACGGAATAGCAATAACACCCAGCCAAGCCAGAACATCTGAGTCAATACATTTCTCGAACGGAGGTTCAGCATCTTTACAACAAAACGAACAATCAACAAAGCCATCTATAATCGATATACTTCCAAGACTCTATACAACCGAAGAAGTTTATGCACGATTTCAGGAACATGAGTTCAGAGCAACAAATGACTTCAAAAAGTGCCGATTGATGGTTACAGGAAAAATAAAAAAGATTAGCGCAGCCACCTTCAGTAAAAATCCGTTAGTAACGTTACACATCCCTGATTCAAGTGAAGGCTTGAAGTTCTTTTTCGAAAATACGGAATACAATAACAATACTGTAGCAGCATTAAACGTGGGCGATACAGTGATTATTTCTGGCTGGAATGCACGACCAGGAACATTTGGGGGCATTTTCTTCGATGATTCGCAAATCATGACAAAAATGGTTTCAAAGAAGAAGAGGCAAATGCTGGCTTTAAATGGCGGAATTTATGATCGGGAAATTTGTCATAAGTAGCATTTTTGTCGTTTAATATTATAAATAGTAGAAATCCACCTTCATAGAAGGTGGCATATACTCCTCCCTAGATAAGTTTTGCAAACAGCTAAAAAGAAGTCTCTGCCAACCCTGTAAAATTTTAGTATAAAATAGAAAATCCCAGAATCAAAACTCTTAATTTTAGTGAGTATGTGTTCATTGGCTATATTCACCACTTATCGATGATAACAAATTATTTCTTCTATCTTTTGCATAGGAACGCCAAGCCTAATCAATAGTGCCAGTTTTGTAAGTATCTCCGTAGCCTGCATATGTTTATAGATTTTGCTTGGTGTTTCTGAAAATAATGGCTGGTGTATAATTTGATTTCGCGACTTACATACTTCATTGATACTTATTTTTTTAAGATCTAACTTAATAACAACCGATTCAGGAAGGCTTTTTATAAAATGATGGATGCAACTTTCAGTATTGTGCTTACTCTTATTTGTTCTCTTTATCGCACGAATGAAATCACCAAGTGGTGCGCCTGGAAATTTCTTGGCTAATAAACACCTTGATCTATTCAACAATTTTGATAATAACGCTTCATCGACATAACATGATTTTCTTATCGTCATGGATTCAATCATCCTATAAAAACCAAGAAACTTTTCTTCATTGCTGTGAACCATGGAGTAAGTCACATATTTTTTAACGAGTTCTTTGATCTCGTGGTTTTCAGGATTAAAATATCCCTCCCAAACAGAATCGGGAAAATTTTTCTCTGAGTCATCGTGATATATAGTCGAATAGGTTAAAAACATGCCAGTATTGATAGTTTTATGATCTTCTTTTTTTTCTTTTATGTAAATCTGAATGTTTTCTCGCCCATAGTTAGAAACACTATTAGTTTTAATATTTGATATCATTAGCGAACCACCAATGAAGAACCTTAATATCATATATAAATCAATATAGTTTTCGATTAACCTATCAAGTCCAACAGGCTTTTCAAAGGAAACCGTAACATGAGGTTCAACGTCCATTCCTACTGTATGCAAACCACTTAAGCCACCGTATCGATATGAATAATACAATCCAATCTTTCCGAGTCCGTCTATATTTTTCTCAAACTCAACACAATCATCATCATTAGGTAATTTATTTGAAAACCCAAGCCCACATTCTATTATTTTATCTAACTTACGAGTACTGCCAGACCATTTTTTTATATTTTCTCCATGAATGCTTACACTGGTAAATAAAGAATTAGTATTCACCCTTGATTTTGAATATAAGAAACCCTGAGCGGAGAATGTATAAGTATTGAATCTTCCATCACCCCCCATTCTCATAAAAGAGCTTTCATGTAATTCCAAACCAAACAAAAGATAATAGCGAGTGCCTTTCTGAAACAAAATTGAATTCAATGCCATAACTTCTGAGTATGCACGATTCATTTTACTATTAAAATCAAGCAATCGAATTTCTATTCCATCATCATCTATTGACAATTCTGAAACATAATTACCTCCATCTATTGTTACATACCCTGTAAGACACTCATTGACATTATCTGTATAATAATCAATCTCATCCATAATCATTCATCCTGTTCATGCATCAAACTTTAAACTCGTTAGATTATGTTTATAACAATAGCACGTAAAGATCATCACTATGATGGTTTTAGTGAGAATAAACCCGCTACTACACACAGAAGACAGCATCCCAATATTGATTAGACTTTATGAATCATCTTGCTCATGTTGTATCCCATTGGCTATTTTAGCCAAGATTCAAACAGAAGTTGCTCATGATCACAAGATATCAATAGGGTATACCTGATTAAGACCATGACACAAAGTCTCAATAGGGTTAAATTGGACTCTATTGACAACAAAAGCACGCACTGTATCATATGGGTATACATTTAATATTCAAAAGAGAATTCATAATGAATGTCCGTATCTATTGCCGTGCATCTACCGAAGGCCAACATGCTGATCGTGCATTAGTTAGCCTGCGCGAATTTGCGAAAAGCAAAAACTGGCAAGTAGCCGGAGAATACATTGAGAATGCAAGTGGTGCGAAGCTGGAGCGTATGGAACTGATGCGCCTACTTGCGGAAGCACAGCCTGGAGATTTGCTTCTAATTGAAGCGATTGACCGTCTCAGTCGTCTTCAACATGAAGAATGGGCTGAACTCAAAGCTACGTTGAACAGTAAAGGGCTGGTGATCGTATCAATGGACTTACCGACCAGTTGGCAGATGGTTGAAATGGCCGGTAACGACCTTACCAGTGGCATTCTTAGGGCAGTCAATGCAATGCTGATCGATATCCTTGCGACAATGGCACGACAAGATTATGAGACCCGCCGTAAACGCCAGGCACAGGGGATCGAGAGAGCAAAACAGGCAGGTTTGTATATGGGAAAAGAAAAAGATATGGAAGCCCGTGAGACTGTTCGCGAAATGCTGGCACAGAACGTTAAACCAGCCCACATCATGAAGGCGGCGGATATCAGCCGCGCCACCTTTTACCGAATCAAGAAAGAGCTTTTGTGTTAAAAACGGACTTGATAACGGTATTTTCTGCCCATATGTCCTGACTTGGAAACGCTCATATTACCATTAAGGATATCACATGGCAGATAACTCGTTCTTCAAAAGTATCGATGAAAAAATAGGCAGACAAAAACAAGAGCAGATTGAAGAAAAAGAAACGTTGATTCATGAACGAGAACGCTTATCAGAAATTATTGAATTTCTCGTACCAGAGGTTGAAACATACAAAAATGGGCTACTTGAAAGAGGAATCCACGCTGAAATTTCTTCATCTGCACGGCATATAAGCTTCAATATGAAGTATAAAGATGGCGGGAAGCATGAACTTTTATTATCAGAAACTGAGCGATTTGATGGTCGCTATTCGATAACAACATTTTCTACAAACGATGATGGTCGTACTTTTAGCTCTACAAACGGTGCATCTTATAGTTCAACTACTTGGTCGAATGATGATTTCATTAAAGCTTTAGAACGGCATATCAATGATTTCTTGTTCTATGCGAATCGTCATGGTGGTCTTTAAACAACGACCGGTGTATTACAAGCCTCGCTGAAGTGCGAGGCTTTATTTTATCCATACCAATGCTCGATTTCGATAACAGCAACACATTCGTCAACCAGCAACAGTCAAATACTTTCCTATATTCAGTCTAAACTGTTGTAAAATTTGTCAATAGCCTGACTTTGACAAATTCATGTAATCTGATGCGTAATTTTACTTCTCAACTTAGGTTATGAATGCATCAAATCCAGTTCAACCTGTGGCATACCAAAAAAACAATTATACCTAAAATTAAAATCAAAAATATTTTTAATGTATTTGGGAATTTATCTTTCCAAAAAGTTAAGGATAACTGTTCCTCAATCCATCGCTTCTCCAATTCACTGTAAAATTTATAGTGGGCATACCAATTACTACCACAAATTTGTTTAGTAATTGTGCTATTATCAAAATCTTGCATCAGAACTTCAAGTTCCTGAATATACTTTGCTGAATCTGGCTGGCTCTCTGATTTTGCATCGTAATACAGTCGTTCAATCTTTCTGAAGATATCAGTTTGGCTTTTACCCGCCTCTTCATATTTACTTTTATCACCATCATAGAAATTAATGTATAGGCTACCAATGCTCAGAATAATAAAAATGGCAGAAATATTCTTAGAACTCATCTCATCCATGTAAAGACCAAGAACAGATACTGCGAGTGATATTATGCCAATCCAGCCAGGGAGCTTACTTACAATGTCAAATGTTGCAAAAGTTTTCTTTGCTCCGAACCCAACATTGTATCCAGCAGAAGCAATATGATTCAGCAAGTCATTTTTTAGCATGTTTTTTACTCAATTGGAATGTCGATAGTAGCCTGGGCAATTACTATATGATTCTTAACGATATAACACCAAACCTTATGACTACCTCTGAACTTTGTATGTTCAGTATGGGTAGTTTGACCTAAAATTATTTGGCCTCGAATTTCATCACGTCCTTCAGCCTCTTTACCTCTATTCAATACTTTCCAGTATATGTCATAAGGTTCAGGAATCAGATCTAAACTTGCTTGATTGATCGAGAATGATAAGGTCCTATTAGGCGGTAACCAAGGTCGAGCTATATCCGAAAGGTAAGCTCTAAGCGAGCGTTCCCTATACCCACTTTCTTTGACAATACAGTTTACTTCAAGTGGATATCTAATATCGACATCATCAAATTTTTCATCTGTAAATTCTTCCGTGTTACGCCATGTGCGGGCAAAGTATGATTCATTAACGAAATTAGCTGACTCCAGCCCCAGAGAGTCTTGCATTTCCGTTGCTGCTTTAGGAAAAGTAAGTCCGAAAACTTCCCGCCAATGCTCATGACTTTTCTTTGTATAGCCGTTCTCGTACGCGTCAATCGCTTGTGTGCATAGCTTGAAGGCACGTTTTGCTTGTCGCTGGAAATTTTTGTAGACCTTAACCCTTTGTCCACTGCCTATTGCAGCATAGTGTTCATGAACGTCTTCTTTTTGCAAAAAATCAAAAAAGTCACGGCACATGAAACCATAACTAACCATTCCAGTTTCATCATAATCATCGGTTTGTTTAAGGAACCTCCATGCTAACGTGTCAATAAGAAGTCCTCCCATGTCTACTGTATTTCTGTTTTTCCAAGCTCGCAACATGCGACAAAGATTATGGAGATTACGACTTTTGTTATTTCGGAAATTCCTCATTTCGGTAATTTCCATACGAGGTTTAGTTACCCGCCACCCACCATTACCATTGTCAGCTTTCGTATCAGGGTATTTAAAATGTTCTCCGTCAGCAAAGACTGGTTGAACCTCTATATGGAAAGAGTCAAAAACAATCTGCACTACTAATCGATCAACCTTGACTTCCTGCTGAGAAAAGGTTTGTTTTAAAGCATCTTTTACATCACGAAGTAAACGTCGTTGAGGATTCAATCCTTCTTGATAAGCCTCCCACAACCCTGAAGGCATAATGTACAGCATATCTAAATCTGACGTTTTGCTGACCGCCGTACGACGACCTGCTGAACCAACCTTCAGTCGATTATTGAAACCGTTTTCAGTTTCCCGAAACCGTATATTAAGCCTTCTTGTGGCATTTTTGTAATGTGTTGCAATTGCCGTCATTCGTTCATCAGGTATTTTCAAATTGTCCAGGAAAACACGAAACATCTCTGCTGTTTGCATCTAATTATCCTTAACTGTCCAGAGGTTACACAATCTGCTGGTACTAACGTTAGTAATCAAACCTTTTCATTACTTTCGTCAAATCAAGCACTTTTGAAGCCTGCATTTTAGAAAGCATACGGAGGCTA
This region of Enterobacter asburiae genomic DNA includes:
- a CDS encoding HEPN domain-containing protein, which codes for MDEIDYYTDNVNECLTGYVTIDGGNYVSELSIDDDGIEIRLLDFNSKMNRAYSEVMALNSILFQKGTRYYLLFGLELHESSFMRMGGDGRFNTYTFSAQGFLYSKSRVNTNSLFTSVSIHGENIKKWSGSTRKLDKIIECGLGFSNKLPNDDDCVEFEKNIDGLGKIGLYYSYRYGGLSGLHTVGMDVEPHVTVSFEKPVGLDRLIENYIDLYMILRFFIGGSLMISNIKTNSVSNYGRENIQIYIKEKKEDHKTINTGMFLTYSTIYHDDSEKNFPDSVWEGYFNPENHEIKELVKKYVTYSMVHSNEEKFLGFYRMIESMTIRKSCYVDEALLSKLLNRSRCLLAKKFPGAPLGDFIRAIKRTNKSKHNTESCIHHFIKSLPESVVIKLDLKKISINEVCKSRNQIIHQPLFSETPSKIYKHMQATEILTKLALLIRLGVPMQKIEEIICYHR
- a CDS encoding recombinase family protein, with translation MKQNGKAYSYIRFSSKKQEQGDSVRRQTELAEQYAHVHGLILSDKNFQDLGISAFKEGNRPSLGDMLEAIEKGQIEPGSTIIIESLDRLSRRGIDVTQQIIKSILQHNVFIASLVDGLLLNRESVNDLVSVIRIALAADLAHKESEKKSQRLRETKSQQRQRALSGEVINKILPFWLKRKEDKFVFSDKVDTVRRIIQLRREGFGTNKIAKVLNDEGHKPLRSAGWNHTTVGKTINSVALYGAYQTSETTKDRKVILLDIIDDYYPAVISKEEFMLLQSDQKQNKPGYKSEHNAFAGILKHECGGSLVRKFHVASGKTYQYHVCANARDGKCNITKNFKNIEIALFRIMKKLKLEKNTSFDGALLLEQETIKKKIQELNDMLLTASKIPTSVIQTINNLEDKLQEIEEKIKQQNSIIISERAFNLKLLLDIKEPQELNMMLKRIIKNIIVYNIGKKWRIKVQYRNKHVQSFLWDGENITFITDTKEILDLVNSWG
- a CDS encoding lysozyme inhibitor LprI family protein; translation: MTILIKTLKIMASGVVLISGITAASNTVYFLPEAKSAGVASSDQKALMFLGMDRDVNLKGICFAMAKQSSSIVPLVDITATTDNGRFTMHGLRPKNNDDEKELVCSLGSEAGDFLTGISKSTTVNVKMDFNGEIRSYSFNTTEFRKILTANGQGVWDKAAKDYAQGVRAPIFYNNNREATKNNTATSNVDTHSYEASDDRLNLVWKNLSPETRKRLLPSQREWIKQKSDCNNEQKCLIDMTNNRIRELESENEK
- a CDS encoding nucleotide-binding domain-containing protein codes for the protein MQTAEMFRVFLDNLKIPDERMTAIATHYKNATRRLNIRFRETENGFNNRLKVGSAGRRTAVSKTSDLDMLYIMPSGLWEAYQEGLNPQRRLLRDVKDALKQTFSQQEVKVDRLVVQIVFDSFHIEVQPVFADGEHFKYPDTKADNGNGGWRVTKPRMEITEMRNFRNNKSRNLHNLCRMLRAWKNRNTVDMGGLLIDTLAWRFLKQTDDYDETGMVSYGFMCRDFFDFLQKEDVHEHYAAIGSGQRVKVYKNFQRQAKRAFKLCTQAIDAYENGYTKKSHEHWREVFGLTFPKAATEMQDSLGLESANFVNESYFARTWRNTEEFTDEKFDDVDIRYPLEVNCIVKESGYRERSLRAYLSDIARPWLPPNRTLSFSINQASLDLIPEPYDIYWKVLNRGKEAEGRDEIRGQIILGQTTHTEHTKFRGSHKVWCYIVKNHIVIAQATIDIPIE
- a CDS encoding SLATT domain-containing protein, which translates into the protein MLKNDLLNHIASAGYNVGFGAKKTFATFDIVSKLPGWIGIISLAVSVLGLYMDEMSSKNISAIFIILSIGSLYINFYDGDKSKYEEAGKSQTDIFRKIERLYYDAKSESQPDSAKYIQELEVLMQDFDNSTITKQICGSNWYAHYKFYSELEKRWIEEQLSLTFWKDKFPNTLKIFLILILGIIVFLVCHRLNWI
- a CDS encoding recombinase family protein, yielding MNVRIYCRASTEGQHADRALVSLREFAKSKNWQVAGEYIENASGAKLERMELMRLLAEAQPGDLLLIEAIDRLSRLQHEEWAELKATLNSKGLVIVSMDLPTSWQMVEMAGNDLTSGILRAVNAMLIDILATMARQDYETRRKRQAQGIERAKQAGLYMGKEKDMEARETVREMLAQNVKPAHIMKAADISRATFYRIKKELLC